Below is a window of Vicugna pacos chromosome 20, VicPac4, whole genome shotgun sequence DNA.
CTTATGCCCAGAAACAGTTTGCACCACTGGAGTTGGAGACAATGACTGTGTTTGCAATCAAAGGGGTTTTTGCTTGGGGTAGCAAATGAGTGAAGAAGAGGTAACAAAGATTGTTGATACAGCTTTCCAGGCCTCCCTCACATTCCCTGTCTCTTGTGATAACAGATGCCCTCTCCCGTCCTCAAGTAGGGAGGACGCCTTCCCATAGGAGCTGTCTTCCTGATTCCAAGGGAACAAAGGCGGATCAGAGTGTTTCTGTGCAGACGGTTTCTCAAGTAACTTTAAATCAAAACAATCAAATGCTACTACCTTGGCACATTTATCCCCAGtttcacagatgggaaatggGGTCTCAGAGTTACTAGGAACCTTGCTAATGTATAAAGCCAGCAGGTGGCAGAGCCAAGACTGAACTGAGCAGTCTATCATCAGAGCCTGTGTTCTTGACTGAATACAACACTGAGAAACACCCTCCCTCTTTTATACTGAATAACTTGGATTTAAGGACCTATGATTTGTTTACAAACTCTGTAAGTCAACTAAGTttcaattaaaacacacacacacacacacacacacacacacacacacacatacaagtaaATTCCCATGGATCTGTCTCATAGTCTTTCCACGGTCCACCATGTGCACATTCTCCATTGATCACTAGAGGGCAACCATCAGATTTTTAGGGTGGATTAATTCCAACCAGAAATGCTGACTGACTCTATGCAAAGTCAAGTCAGCAACCACTTTCAGTGTAAAATCAATCTAATTCATCGtgaattcaacaaataatttttctgtgtCACATTGGAGATTAAAGCAGAGGTAGTCTACCAGGAGTTTGCAATATATCTGGGGAGAGCTATGCATGTGTAATAAGTCTAAATAGtgtaaaaaagtataaaaaacaaGATTTATAAGCTTCGAAGAAACTACTGTCAGCCAAAGAAATAATATTGCATGCTTATAGAGGACACGTTTAGAATTTCACGATCTTTGTTTCTCCTGGATTCTCACACCTTTATATGGGAGGTGTAATTCTCTCTGCCTTGTGGATGAGGGATCTGGTACTTGAGGTGAAGTGATCTGCCCCAGTCACTGGGGGGCTGTTAGCACTGGCGAAATGTTCACTTGCATCTGCACACCTCTTCCAAATCATCGGTCATCTTGCCCTCACAGAAACTTACTGTGTAGCTGACATAAATTGACCATTTCCACCACTGCGGTGTTTTGggtaatttttctttcctccaatTCTTTCCGTCTGTCTAGATTTAGTtggtgtatttttgttgttgtttgcaaACTCAATGCCTAAAATGGCTGAAGAAATCAAACGTgtgtatggtttttttttttttaatttcatttaaggaaaacaaaaaaaactgagTTCTATGCCTCAGACCTTGTTTGCCAAGTTTCAACAAGGAGAGAATATTTATGGTCAAATTATAAAAGCCTGGAAATAGGACTTTGTAATGGAAATGCTGACACAATCCTAACGATAGTATTGCAATTGTATCACTGTAAGAAAATTGGTTTAGATAATATACCCTTCTGGAATGAATGCCACTCTAAATGACTGTGCATCTCCATAAATCTAAGCTAACTCagtaattcaaaattactaagaTTTAAGTTTAGTACCAATAAGCAATAAACTTATGGCTACTGCTGTAATAACTGTGGGTCGCTACACTCTTACTTCCCAGCAGGTGGTCTGCTCCACGCAGGCTGCAGGCTGAGTGAAAGCCGGCAACACTTGGAAACTAATTCCTGAAGTTGATGGAAGAATCCAGAGCCATTTCAACTGGAGAAACAGGGTTGTGTTTTgtgcactttgtttttttttaaatgaaatgctcTGAGATACTTGACCTTTCTGCCAAATGAAGGGCAAACACGGCTTTGCTCTCATTTCAGGTCACAATTACATGTCTCTAGGTATTTAAAACTGTCTTCAGCAGATTGTTTTCGGTTCATACGCCGTTATTAACACAATACCCCtatgaaaaagggaaaacaatTTACTTGTCATTGAGTGGATTTCTTTGAGTCAAAACAATTGAAAGAGGGCTTTGCTTAGTCCATCCGGGTTTGAGTGGACAATTAGTCCAAAACTCGTGCTCCCTCACTCCTAATCGCTTCATAAGACCATCCTATACTTTGTGTAAAATGTACGCTCCGGTCTCACCACTTACAATGTTCATTTGTAAATGATGAGGCAGACATTTGGAGAAGacttcctttccagtttcttAAGTATGGGAAATAAGAAATCGTTTCATGCAACCACTGATGAAATTCAGTCCTTCTGGTTTCAGAATCTCAcactttttcttgaatattgatGAAGTGTTTCTCtgaattgttataaaatatacTGACAAATCTTTGTTAACATCAGCAGTTTAGGTAACTTACAGTTTGGCCTAGGTTTTTATGATCTGAATCTCAAAGCTCTacctcccccccccttttttttaataatacttcTTTACTTTGAACAGAACCTTACATAGAATAGTCactaagtaaattattttctctttttcttactttGAAGAAAATAGGGTATGCTGAAAGGAGAAAGTGGTATTAAAGatacaagaaagagagagatgactGTTGAAGGCAAAATCTGATGGCAAATAttgaaaatagtaaaaaaaaacttAGGTTAAAACACTCAAAAACAATAATAttgaatatgaaataaaaataagtgatttAAGCATCACGGATTCCCATCCAACAATAAGTATGATATGAAATGGTTTTACAAAAACCTGAGTTGAAGAAGATGTTTTCTTTAGCTTGgacttttcacttcaaaaataaactattatatattttaatcaatTTGGATATAAAAATATCCAATAAATTATACAATGCCTATATTATTAGACAGGGaagcatattttatttcattttaaaaaattcattgaaatatagttgacttattttttttaattttatttattggaaTATGGTAGACTTTgcatatttatcttttaatttgtTACATATGTTTTTAGTAAAATAATCATAGTGAAGTCTAACAAGTGGAAACTTAACAGACTTTTGGGGCTGCATGTGGTTATAAACCACTTTTCAGAAAGTTTCCAAACTGCTGAGCTTTGAGAGTTCGATGATTTGCTTGTTATTTCTTATGAAGTCACACATCCACTCACATTACACTGAGATGTACAGAAATAATACTCTCCTTATATTTCACATCATAAATCTCATGACTGTCATTCCTCCTGGACGACAGGGAACCCCATTCGCTATCAATCCATTTGGGTCACTTGACCCCAGACAATAATTTAGGATGTCCCTCTACATAAATGAGCAGTCTTTCAGAGTAACACTCATCTCCCCTGCTCAACTCCAAGATCGCATCCCAGTGTATGGATGACCTTGTGTGTTAGGGAAGGGATGGTCTTGAGATTCACAGTCCTATCCTCCCATCCCTCTGGTCTCCAGAGCAATGTCCTCTGCCCACCTCGCCCATGTGCTGTCCTGGATTTTGCATCTTAATTTTACTACTGTTCAACTTGTGGTTTATTCCTTCTCAGCTCAATTGGGGTCCAGCAGTTCTTCCCACTTACCTGGACCCATCTGAGGTCTCACTGGCATTGCAGACCCTCTGAGAAATAATGGCCACTTCCATTCAGTCAGGCTCTGGCAAGTCCTTGATTTCAAAATCAGTTTGCTCTGGCAAGTTCTTGATTTCAAAATCAGTTTGCTCCTAGAAACCACGTTTCTGGCCATATCAGTCAAGACTCTCAGCTAGCTAGCGTGTGTCCCTCCCCGCACTCCCAAGGGCAAACGGAAAAGTCTGAGTCTCAGCACAGCTGAGATGGGCATGGAAGCTGAGATGCTTGGGGAAAGCCATGTCAAGTTCCTCCTCCTCCTAACTAGTgtatgtggctttttttttttttttttgctctgattATGGTTACCTCCAGGTTGGTACAAGAATAGCCTTAGTGGAATCTCCTCCTTAAGTGTTTCAGTGGGGGTAAAACTTCGACGCTGCTGATCATCTCATCGGTTTATCTTGCTTCCGTGTTAGAAGCTCTGAAGAGAAGTCTGTGCTACAGGCATTTCTCCTCTCACTTTCCTtcttttgttcaatttctttccaCATTTCTCCAGGGCTAGAGGGAACTGGCCTGCCTATTTTCCTGCTTCCTTGATGGGACACTTCTGTATATTATCTTTTTCTCCTCCCTTAGGTGGAAGACACTGTACTCACTCCCAGGTGTTATAATGGTAAACTGATTGCAAGGAAGGAGAATATGATTTATTCTTAAGGAAAGAGAATGAaagttatttccttaatttctttattttcagcctCTCATCTGTAACTTCCTGCAGTGTCAAAGCGCCTAGTGCTTATAGCCCACAGGCAGACGTGGATACAATCATAGTGATCATAGCTCAAATACTGAAATGCTTTTTTGACTTCTTGGTAAATAGCCACAGTTCTGGTTCTCCAAGTGCCCTCACTGCCACCTGGGCTACTCTCACCCTTCTCCTGGGGCATCCAGACTTCCCCGGGGGTCAGTCATATAAGGGGCAATGTCCGGCATATGagggagcctccaggaccctCTCCAACATCACAGCCGACGTCCTGTCTGCTGATCACTGCCTGTTCCATACATGTTGTAAAATATGGGGACTGTCACCCTCGAATGTTCTTGTGTGCAGTTACTTCATGGCTTCGGATCTACTGTGAGTGTAAGAGCCAGGCAATCCGGACACTCCACACACTCACTGGAATCCACTTTTCCTACCAGGGCCTGATTAAATTCAGTCTGAACTCGCCCTCCGTGTCGGGGAGAGTCCGGAGCCCCTCTCCTGACGTATGAGGCTTTCTACAGTTGgcatctcctgcccctccctgcctttGCTCTCCTTGGTCTGCACCTCTGCCTTTAATTGAGGGTGAAATCTGACTTCCTTCTTTGGTTACTCCAAAATCTCCATTTCAATTTAAATACTGCTTAGGTGCCATAAATGAGAGATTTCGGAGTCCTGGGGCGGGTTCATGCTGGGGCGTGTGCATCCTCCTACCTGTATCCTGGCTTTCCACACCTCAGTTCCCAGGGCAACAAATGATTTCTGCTTTCTTGTGCAGATGCTTCCATTTACATTTGTGCTTAGAAAATTCATTTCTGCCCAACGTAAACTTTTCAAAGAAGGTGTTCAATATAACAGGATGTTTTTCCGGAGAGTTATTTTACCACCTGCTAATACAGTATTAGCATATTTTATACAACATATTGTAACACAAATGTGTTGGAATTGTATACAAGTCATATATATTAGGTTTCTATAATTCATGTATGTTTTTGGACGTCACTGGAGTTCATTCTCTTCATTTGTTAGCCATtttgaatatatcacaatttattcATCCTCCCCCATGAAATGCATTTCCAATGATATGTGACTACAAGTGATATTGTTGTGATTATTCTTATATCTAACTCCtgaaaaataaactatattttaatatgttataTCAAGCTAGACCTGAGAGGAAAGACTGCACCACTAGAGGATCCTGGGTTCTTAGACAGATGGTTTGTTGGAATGAGATTTTGAGTTTTCTCctttggggagggaaggaggttgCTCAACGTGTGGGAGAAACACTTGAATGGATATTTGGTGACCAGAAAAGTTAACTGTGCTTGAGACTGGTTAGCTGTTCCCAgacccattttctcttccttctgagaTCACAAGTCACATTTTCCAGTCCACCTGAGAGTTAAGAGTGCTCACCTGACTGAGTTCTGGACCAGTTTGAGAACTGGTTCACAAAATAACCCCGTACCAGAATctatttctcttccctttcctcagtCACCTTGAAACCCACGTGTTGAAAGTGACAGAATCATAAGATGGAGCAGGACCCGGATCCTTGATCAATGCTTTGAAGAGAGAACCCTACAGACCCGTGTTACTCATTTTGCCATTAAATGGGAAAGAATGAAACTTGTATCACGTTTGAGGCATTCTCCATGTCTGGGTTCCTCTGTTACAGCATTTGGCATAACTTAAAGGATGTGCCTTCTCTGCATCTGTTTCCCTTCTCTTTACATGAAAATAGCAGTAACCGCCTCACAAAGTCACGAGATGCAGACCACATGGGAGGTGTCCGGTGTAATACTCAGCATGGTGAAGCACAGTAAacgctttttccttttcttttaggaattttttGAGCCTGGAAGAGGTATGAGATTCTTTCTAGCTAATTCTCCCACTTTTGTGGAGAATATTGAGATGTATAAAGGACTAATATACTTTAATATTTTTGTGTTCTGGGGACCCCGTTTTTCAATAAGAATGTGAATGTTAATTTGTGCTAtaactgaaaaggaaataaaattttcacTGAGGCTTTTCATTACCCCCTGAAAGCACtctatattaagtgaaaaaatataaGGTTTGGACAAGCACCTGCCTTTCATAAGTATGGAAAAGTCATTTCTTGAACCGCAAGTGACATAATTAATGGAAGGAGAAAAGACTGTGGCCACGTTACAGCTCTTCTTCTCTGAACACTCTGGGGCGTCACACAGGTGGACGGCTCCACTGCACGTGCTTTTGTGACCATGAGCTAAGAGGAGTTGCATCAGTGATTGAAGGAACACAGAGGATTCTCAGATCAATACGAACTGCACACAGAAATGTTCCAACACTGCTCTGTTCTGCAGCCAATTTCTTTTCACACTTAGCATAAATATTAATGAATTTTGTAAGTCAGGAAATGTTTAATGACCAAGAGTTTCAAGCCAAGTCAAATTTTTTATCTTCCTCCACATTTTTGTGACTTGATtgctttgattttcctttttgtctCCCTTTATCTCACACAAAGACAGAACTGTCACTATTCCCACTATGTAATAAAATTTTATCACTAATCTGATGACTGTCACTACTTAGAATATCAGCAGAGTGTCGATCTGGATCAAAGGGAATGTGGCATTTCAGTGAACAGTTCATTCTGAAATAGCCATGTGGTTTTGAGTTGAAGTGTTACAGGTTGTTCAGTAAGAACTTTCCCTCCTTAGTTAATTTTGTTATCTATGTTTACAGAGTGTTCCTGGGGGTTCAGACTTCGAGATTTCACCTTACAGTGGCATGAACATAGTTTCCAGTTTGGAGATCACAGAAAAGCATTATTACTTTAAGGTCCCCTAAATTATACCTCTATCTGCTACAGCGATTCTAAGCAGTTTCCCTCACTTTGAATTTATTTCCCGTCTGGTTGTGTGGTTACTCTTCCCCTGACTTATCTTACTATTGCAAaatctccctttcttttctccaaaTGACACTGTATCTGTTCAAGCATTTAACCAAAAAAAGAGTTTTTTCTCCTCCGTTTGCAAGTTCTCTGAAATTATACAGAAGTCATGAGTATCTTCTTATCATCTGAAACCTGTTCCTGCTATCACTGAACACACATATTGtagtctttattttctatttccttgaaaACACTCTTTTCTGTCCCAGTCTCAAAATCTGggccatatttatttttctactatTTTTCTGCCGTCAACCTAAGAGGCTAGCAGACCTTGGCTCTATCATCTGTTGCCTGAGAAGGTCTTTGAGAAAGGCATTCTTGGGTTGTCAAATTGGGAAGAGACTGGGAGAATATTTACTTCTCAAAGAGAAAGAATTTGTAATTGCAAGTTTTCTCAAGTAAATGCTTTAGAAAGGGGGAGGTCAGGAAGTAACCGATCTACAGTTTAGCCAAGATGAGGGAAACACTGTTGTTCTGATCAAGTGTCTCTCTGTTCGCTGCGCCAAAAGTAAATCTGATACGATATGTCTTTTTGTCTCTTGGGGGGTCTAAATAATGTCCTCAGATAAGGAGTGTTTGTAGTCTCTGAACCATCTGCCGAGTCACCAGCATAGAAAagatctttattccattgtgtccTCTCTGCAGTCTGATGGTGCTCATTTGTGAAATTGTTCACTATGAAATCCTTTCCTAATTCATAAATGTCTTTGGTAAAAACAGACTTTTAAGGGGAAGTGTAGAGGGGATGTGTGGAAGGGATTTGGATGGTCCCCCAAAGGGCCTGTCATCTagtagttttctttccttctttttctgttttgattggggaggtaattaggtttatttatttatccttggaggaggtactggggattgaactcaggacctcatacatgctaagcatgtgctctaccacttgagctataccttcccctagTTTTCAAAATGAGTTTTCTATAGGAGCCAAGATTAtttcaaaactgtttccagacCACTGCAGGGATGGGAAGATTTCAAGATCTAGTTTTCCTTCTCATCCTAAAGCCTGACTTTTAGAAATCAAGGTTATATATACACCATtccatttcaaaaaaaatctgtgattttCAATGAgtgcactttctctctctctctcacacacacacacacacacactcacacactctctcactcactcacacatacTCTCACACTCAGGAGGCGCGTGAGCTCCAGGTAAGATCACGGTCTATAATGGCTCACATCTCTACcatttcctttcatattctttcattcGTCTGTTTTACACTGGTTTGTTGAGAGTCATTATTTTGCAAATTCTTGATGCTCTGAGAAACACGGGGAAGCAGAGATTGGGTATTTGAAGTTTTCACACtccagaaaaagataaaaacaagcaATAACATTACCAGAGTGTGGTTTAGTATGTAACAAAACAAGATTAAACTAGCCGTATTATGAACCTTTTAAGAAAAGAGCAATTATGATGTACAAGTTGCTACCTTATAAGGATGAAGTGAACTCAGTTTTCATTCTATAAGacaaaaagattgaaaaaataaTAGACTCAATAGGTTCTGATCTTTACTTTGTTGTCTGTAAACACGGCTTCTTCGATCCTTGCCATCATTTTTTAACAAGCTTTTGAGCAAGTTGAACAAGTTTACTGAAATGTAAACTCAAAATCAGAAGTGGATACCAGACTCTTGGAATTGTGGGGGACGAAAAAAGAGCCACAGCTGACAGCTGCAAGGCAAAGGCTGTGAAAGGAAAGGTTGATAAGGACAGTTTACTCTTTTTATTTCTGCTGCCAATTTTAAATCCACGTGCAGTGGCGGGAAATACTTTTTCTTGGATGGCATCTCGATTTTGGATAGAGGTAATGGAGTAGGTTGGGCCCCAGAGTTCGACAAGACACAGTTTGTTGAAATTTGAGATCTTCCATGTCTCTCCTTATAGCTACCATTTCAGAGTTGATTTCTCAGTTTGGATTTGCTATTCTCTTCTTTCccataaaatatttggaaaaattgaaaattcatttttatggtGATTAAAAATGACAAAGCAGTTTAGGACTAAGGGCAACTCACCTGAGGGAGACTTAGCTCCTGAAGAGGACATCCTCAGGGTCCAAAGGGAAGCTGTTCTCTTTGTTTCTTGACTAGTAGAGAGCAAACATATTTTGTGGCATTTTTATATCCAAGGTGGCATGGTTTTTGATAAATCTAAATATTGTGGACCCCAAGCCACTAATTGTAGTAATAATTTGCTTCTCTATAATTTAATAAGGAGAAATAGGAAgcgaagagaaaatgaagaacaatgaaATAACTTTCTTAATGTGCTCAGGGTCCTAGTTTTTGCCTTAATTCCCACCATTTAGGCTTTTCTTATTAGATCCATAAAATCCCTGGTCCAGAAACACTGTGAAATGCAATCTTCAAAGTTGACCTTTGTGCTCCAGGAGAGAAAATACACTCGGAAGACATGTAAGAACTATTTTCCTGTAACTGTTACGGCATTTTCCCTATTGCATTGACGTATAtttctttgcatatattttctaaaataacttgAGTTTCTCACGGAAGTAACAAGgtcttttcatctgtttcttaAAATATCTGGAATAACTATGAGCTGATCATAGAATGTTGCCAATGAATCCAAACATTCCTAAAGTATCCTGTTGTCTAGGATTTAACATTCTTTacatttgtaaaacaaacaaacaaaaaattcagtgATATATAGTCTCATATCCAAACAACAAATGTTGAAAAGGATAGTTTAATTCTACAGATTCTACACAATGTGTTTAACGTGTTGGACAGCCAGAGTGAAAGGCTTAAATGATGCTTCCCTGTTCAAAACAAGGAGTGGTTTCCATGATCTCCATGGGATTAGATCTGGGTTACAAACTATCCTAAGTGAATCAgcagttatgtttttaatttgctggggtttctttttttcccctccagatttactaaaaaaattacccaaaataaaattctaattgGCTTCGGTCCTTGGAGGAAGGTAAGAATGTTACATATTGTGTCATATCTTTGGAaaggaatagaatagaaaatcaATGAGAGACCTTTCttttctgctcttttcttctgtttattcaCGGGAGTTCTGATAACAGACAAGGTACCCAATCAACTATTTTAATAGGATTTGAATTTCCTTTTCAGTGACTCAGCTAGTATTTACCCTCATCCCTAACACTCAAGCACCCTACCTTCTTCACAGTTATACCACAGGAACTAGAGTAATAACAGGCACGTGGTAGGTGTGTGATTAATTTCTGCTGAATTAAACTTACACAGATTTAAGTTTAAATGATCTTATTCTATATCAGATGTTGGCGAAATTCTCAATCTTGGGCTTTCTAAGAAGTTCTTAGCTTTCAAAAGAAGttcttcatttttaattcatATTCCATGGAGTGAAGACATCAGTTTTAGAAGGAAACAATTCTGCGATATATCTCATTATTACTTTGTTCTGGAAGCTTGGCCAAGATTCTCAATATCTATACTCGATTTAATAGCAAAAACCTCTGTTGCTATAGAACAAGGATGACTAATGCTGACCAGGACCCTTTCATACACTGATTCTTAGTGTCCTCTTTGGGTGTAGAAAGAGATGCTCCTAATGTTTGCTTATGAGATCTAGGGAACAATTTCAGCTGCTTTTCTCCAATATCTACTATAACAGACCATGGAAAACTTGTGGATGAATTCAGAGATAACTCTAAGCTAcacagaagagagagacagagagagagacagagagagagagagagagggagaaatgcaATCTGACTTTTTAACCTGGGATGTATATACATTGAAATTTATGAATCCTACTTGAGGAGAAtggcttttctttccttcaaggCACAAATAAGCTAGATAAggtaatttctgagcatgttatTATACTGTCATTATTactgtttgtatatattttaaataatatatggatCATGAAAGCACCTGACCGCTCTGGAACTCAATACTTTTATGTGTAAGAAACTAAATATTCTCATTGGTAATTTCAgtctaaaattttgttttgaatttgcCATTACATTGAGACGCATTTTTCACATTGTAGACATTAAAACAGTACATGTGATTATATAAAACACATACTTCTGGAATATCATGCAATTACTGCAGTATGACTTTCAAACTTGGTCACTTAGCAATTTATCCCATAATCCTATAACtgttaaaagtttttgtttttttttttaagaaactgaccTCGGGAGGAACCCTTAGATGGCATTTTTGTATGACAAGGCATTAGCTTTTACTAGTAACAATATCTTTGAACATGGTACTATTCAACCAAGCATAGAAATGTTCTTACTCTTAATAAGCCTCAGTAATCAAGGaatcttttcttccttatttcaaCAACACAAGTTAAGACAGAAGATCTGTGGACTGTTTTCTCCTAAGAGATCATCTGCAATGAAgatccttctctttttctctattttgttcttTGGTGTCTTCGTTCCACCAGGTAACATGAATATTATTGCCAGAGGGGTAAGCACCAAATGAGCAGAGTGTCAGGATTTTTTTAAGTGACTATCATTCACATTCTAGAATCATTATATTATATTAGCAGGACCACACTATATTTATTTACAGTCCctagataagaaaatatttgagtAATTTTTTAAGGACATACTCTAGTAAGGGCTGGAATTCACTAAGTTTGTCTGTTGTTGGAAGAAAATAGTGCTATCATGATTGCCTCGATCTCTGAAAAGTATGCTTATTTAAGACTCAAATTCTGCTAAATTTAATGTACTAACATATCTGAAAGAAATTGAAGTGGAATGAATTTATGTTTGGAAATCATTCATCCCACATTTATAGTATTGATAGCAGAAGTTAAGTGAGGTTAAATGGCATGCTACAAGTTTTATTATATTCATAAATGAGACTAGTGCACATCTACTCATTTCCAGTTGAAATCTTTATCTTGCTGCTTTCCCTGAATCACCAAGATATCTGTCATTCCTGAAATTGGAGATCACccaaaaataaatctaaataaaaaataaatcctatTCTCTCACTGCTACTCTGTTCTGACACTCACACATAAATAACTTCTTAGCTTACAATTTCTTACCAAAAGCAGACAAGTAAACAGACTTTAATTGATAATGTAACCCATGTACTCAAGGATTGCAGTTAATTTCAGTAAGATTAATTTTTCCTTCATCAACTTCATAAAAATTCATTGGAATATGCTTACTAAAATCCCTCTACTTCTAGAAATTTTCCAAGATATTATGCAGAATTATATAAATTTCAGTAAACACTGCTGCCTTTTCTTCCTAGTAATAATGATTTTCAATACCTAGCATCTGTTCTGCCTTTTACCCACATTAATTTATTACTCTTTATGATAGCCAGGTGAGGTAATCTTAGGAATGGCCcaatcatttacttattcaacccaatttcaaagaaatgtgcactatttgtttatcattttcTAAAACCTTTTCTAGTATATAGGACCATGAAGTAAAGGTAAGTAGGTCAGTGTCTTCATTTTGGAAGACATTTTTGTCTTTaacttctgaaataatttttttcttttatagagggcTCTGACCAGCCTGTTGGCAATTCTATGTCATTATCAAAAATCAAATGTCGACGGAAGTTAGAGAAACTATACTCAGAGACACGTGATTCTTCCACAAgatttgaaaacatacagtatggcacagagaaagacaacagaggtaaatataaaacaaatggcattatatcttgcccattttaattactgTCTGTCAAATGAAATGAAGGAAATGTTCTAAGTATGGTCTCCAGCCCAGTCCCCATTTACATAGCTCTTCTTGTCTTTTACTTTCtaggcatttctttacactaacaatgaaatatcagaaaaggaaagtaaagaatcccttttaaaattgcatccaaaaaataaaataaaatacttatgagtaaatctgaccaaggaagtgaaagacatatgtggagaactacaaaatattgactaaagaaattaaagatgacttaaataaatggaaagatatctcatgttcttggattggaagaattaatactgttaaaatggccatactacccaaagcaatctacatatttaatgtgatccctgtcaaattacccagggcacttttcatagaattaaaacaaataatcctaaaatttatatggaatcacaaaagacccagaattgtcaaagcatt
It encodes the following:
- the LOC116284694 gene encoding beta-defensin 112-like, giving the protein MKILLFFSILFFGVFVPPEGSDQPVGNSMSLSKIKCRRKLEKLYSETRDSSTRFENIQYGTEKDNRDKSKRHYVPLNRSLACTMLGGQCKTTCSEKEFRMIDCKRPTTICCMRECDPRTY